A DNA window from Candidatus Protochlamydia naegleriophila contains the following coding sequences:
- the miaB gene encoding tRNA (N6-isopentenyl adenosine(37)-C2)-methylthiotransferase MiaB produces the protein MRQLKKFYVRTYGCQMNELDSEVMIGQLETRGLVRSHDENDADLLIFNTCSIRDLAERKVMGKLGQLGLTKQSQAIIGVTGCMANAKKDSLFQKLPHIDFVLGTNNIHDLNHVLDEVLASGQQSIRTDDHFEFELDYLNAKREDKVKAYVSIIRGCDKFCTYCVVPYTRGSEVSRSPESILEECRHLVEQGYKEITLLGQNVNSYGKDKPEWKCLFHDLLYQLDKIPGLERVRFMTSHPVDITRELMEAIRDLRTLCEFVHFPLQAGANRVLKKMHRIYTVEQYLEKVQMLREIVPNVALGTDIIVGFPTETEEEFQETYRLLKEIEYSVAFLFSYSPRKGTPAMRWRDDIPEEIKQDRLQRLIQLQEDIYAKQRQSFLGGTVEVLVERRNFKDDRLVKGRTRCWKNVLFPGGDELIGTMQHVQIHGYSHQTLLGEWVPTPIIQSF, from the coding sequence ATGCGACAGTTGAAAAAATTTTACGTCCGTACATATGGCTGCCAAATGAACGAATTGGACTCCGAGGTAATGATCGGCCAATTGGAAACACGAGGGCTTGTGCGCAGTCATGATGAAAATGATGCCGATCTCCTCATCTTTAATACCTGCTCGATCCGTGATTTAGCCGAAAGAAAAGTCATGGGCAAGCTTGGTCAGCTCGGCTTAACCAAACAAAGTCAGGCCATTATCGGAGTGACAGGCTGTATGGCTAATGCCAAAAAAGATTCTCTTTTTCAAAAACTTCCCCATATCGACTTCGTTCTGGGAACCAATAACATTCACGACTTAAATCACGTCCTCGATGAAGTTCTAGCTTCCGGACAGCAATCTATCCGCACGGATGATCACTTTGAATTTGAACTCGATTACCTCAATGCCAAGAGAGAAGATAAGGTCAAAGCCTATGTCTCGATCATTCGCGGTTGCGACAAATTCTGCACCTATTGCGTTGTCCCTTATACGCGCGGATCCGAAGTTTCCCGTTCACCAGAAAGCATCTTAGAAGAGTGCCGCCACCTGGTTGAGCAGGGCTATAAAGAAATTACCCTACTCGGACAAAACGTCAATAGCTACGGAAAAGACAAACCGGAATGGAAGTGCCTATTCCACGACCTGCTCTATCAACTGGACAAAATACCTGGTCTCGAAAGAGTGCGTTTCATGACAAGCCACCCAGTCGACATCACAAGAGAGTTGATGGAAGCTATTCGCGATCTTAGAACGCTTTGCGAATTCGTTCACTTCCCCCTACAAGCTGGTGCGAATCGCGTGCTTAAGAAAATGCACCGCATTTACACCGTAGAGCAGTACTTAGAGAAAGTGCAAATGCTGCGGGAGATTGTTCCAAATGTTGCACTCGGAACCGATATCATCGTCGGATTCCCAACTGAAACGGAAGAGGAATTCCAAGAGACCTATCGCCTCTTAAAAGAGATCGAATACTCTGTTGCCTTTCTGTTTTCTTATAGCCCGCGCAAAGGCACTCCTGCCATGCGTTGGAGAGATGATATTCCAGAAGAGATCAAACAAGACCGCCTCCAGAGACTCATCCAATTGCAAGAAGACATTTACGCCAAGCAAAGACAAAGCTTTTTAGGAGGCACAGTAGAGGTGTTAGTCGAGCGACGCAATTTTAAAGACGATCGCTTGGTAAAAGGAAGAACGCGTTGCTGGAAGAACGTCTTGTTCCCAGGTGGGGATGAATTGATTGGTACGATGCAGCACGTGCAAATCCATGGCTATAGCCACCAAACACTTTTAGGCGAATGGGTTCCCACACCTATCATCCAATCTTTCTAA
- the rplM gene encoding 50S ribosomal protein L13, which produces MQKNAKTFIPNKNETKLNWFVLDASGKTLGRLTSEIAKILRGKHKPTYTTYMDCGDGVIVINADKIEVTGSKEAQKTYHYYTGSMSGLREIPYRIMKARKPEYIIEHAVKGMMPKTRLARQQIKKLRVFPGKEHDLSAQQPIHVNI; this is translated from the coding sequence ATGCAAAAAAACGCTAAAACATTTATTCCGAATAAAAATGAGACAAAGCTAAACTGGTTTGTTTTAGATGCTTCTGGAAAGACTTTAGGTCGCTTGACATCTGAAATCGCGAAAATTCTTCGCGGCAAACATAAGCCAACTTACACGACATATATGGATTGTGGAGATGGCGTTATCGTGATCAACGCTGATAAAATTGAAGTAACGGGTTCTAAAGAAGCTCAGAAGACATATCACTACTATACAGGTTCAATGAGCGGTCTGCGTGAGATTCCTTACCGCATTATGAAAGCTCGTAAGCCTGAATACATCATTGAGCACGCTGTAAAAGGTATGATGCCAAAAACTCGTTTGGCAAGACAACAAATTAAAAAATTACGTGTATTCCCCGGAAAAGAGCACGATCTATCCGCTCAACAACCTATTCACGTTAACATTTAA
- the ligA gene encoding NAD-dependent DNA ligase LigA produces MTQQQYEDLCREIWHHNRLYYIEHQPAISDEEYDALFKRLEYMEASHPEWITAASPSQRVNESLTTGFKTVTHQTPMLSLANSYSKEEIEDFIKRIQKLVDKKQFAFSAELKMDGIAISATFEKGVFTRGVTRGDGKQGDDITTNMRTIAALPLQLSGKEVPDFLEVRGEVFMPRLVFTELNEQKLQDGEPLWANPRNAAAGSLKLLDPQTVADRKLAIVFYGVAEESSATVTKQSEVIPFLRSVGLPTLDYHAYCHHLEDIWQFAEKIRAIRLSLPYDIDGIVIKLDDFKDQRRLGVTGKNPRWAIAYKFAAEQAVTRIVLITVQVGRTGILTPVAELEPVFLAGSTIARATLHNEEEIQRKDIRVGDFATIEKGGDVIPKVVSVDLSRRSQESIAWEMPKECPACGTPVVRMLGEVAVRCPNESLCPEQQIRRLAYFAGKQAMDINHMGEKVVIQLFQKGFVKSPSDIFALTETQVAQLSGFKAKSIHNLLSSIEQAKEVSLERFIMALGIKYVGTGTAELLAARAGSVEALMQMSEGELMKIEGVGEKVAQAVVEYFATEQHRQEVFRLLELGVKPRTRQVQIFTDHVFQGRIFVLTGSLEHYTRQGASSLIKERGGKVSDSVSKKTDYVLVGADPGSKLDKARSLGITVLSEEDFTALLA; encoded by the coding sequence ATGACCCAGCAGCAATATGAAGACCTTTGCCGTGAAATTTGGCACCATAACAGACTTTATTACATTGAGCATCAACCGGCTATTTCTGATGAAGAGTACGATGCACTTTTTAAACGCCTCGAATACATGGAGGCCAGCCATCCGGAATGGATTACTGCTGCCTCTCCCTCGCAAAGGGTGAATGAAAGTCTAACTACCGGATTTAAAACGGTCACTCATCAAACTCCTATGCTATCGCTTGCCAATAGCTATTCGAAAGAGGAGATTGAAGATTTTATCAAGCGCATTCAGAAGTTGGTGGATAAAAAACAATTTGCTTTTTCAGCAGAGTTGAAGATGGATGGAATTGCCATTTCGGCGACATTTGAAAAGGGGGTTTTTACGCGCGGCGTGACAAGGGGGGATGGCAAGCAGGGAGATGACATTACAACGAACATGCGGACCATTGCGGCACTGCCCTTACAGCTTTCAGGTAAAGAAGTTCCTGATTTTCTGGAAGTTAGAGGAGAGGTTTTTATGCCTCGCTTAGTGTTTACAGAGTTGAATGAACAAAAACTTCAAGATGGCGAGCCTCTTTGGGCCAATCCCCGTAATGCTGCTGCTGGTTCATTAAAGCTTTTGGATCCGCAAACCGTTGCAGACCGCAAATTGGCGATTGTTTTTTATGGCGTTGCCGAAGAATCCTCGGCCACAGTGACCAAACAGTCAGAAGTCATTCCTTTTTTGCGCTCAGTCGGCCTTCCAACGCTTGATTACCACGCTTATTGTCATCATTTAGAAGATATATGGCAATTTGCCGAAAAAATTCGGGCCATTCGCCTTTCCCTTCCTTATGATATAGATGGAATTGTCATCAAGTTGGACGATTTTAAGGACCAACGGCGGCTTGGAGTGACAGGTAAAAATCCCAGATGGGCCATTGCCTATAAATTTGCTGCCGAACAGGCCGTGACGCGTATCGTGTTGATTACTGTTCAAGTTGGGCGCACAGGTATTTTGACTCCCGTTGCTGAGCTTGAACCTGTTTTTTTAGCCGGCAGTACCATTGCCAGGGCAACACTTCACAATGAAGAAGAAATTCAAAGAAAAGATATTCGCGTTGGGGACTTTGCGACGATTGAAAAGGGGGGGGACGTCATTCCCAAGGTAGTCAGTGTAGATCTTTCACGCCGCTCTCAAGAGTCAATAGCCTGGGAAATGCCAAAAGAGTGCCCAGCCTGTGGTACGCCTGTTGTAAGGATGCTAGGAGAGGTTGCCGTGCGCTGTCCCAATGAAAGCCTCTGCCCCGAGCAGCAAATCAGGAGGCTTGCTTATTTTGCCGGTAAACAAGCAATGGACATCAATCACATGGGCGAGAAAGTAGTCATACAACTTTTTCAGAAAGGATTTGTCAAATCCCCTTCAGATATCTTTGCATTGACAGAGACACAGGTTGCCCAGTTGAGTGGCTTTAAAGCCAAATCCATTCACAATTTACTTAGCAGCATTGAACAGGCAAAAGAGGTTTCGCTTGAGAGGTTCATCATGGCCCTCGGTATTAAATACGTAGGAACTGGAACGGCTGAGCTGTTGGCTGCAAGAGCTGGGAGTGTAGAAGCTTTAATGCAAATGAGCGAAGGCGAATTGATGAAAATTGAAGGTGTCGGTGAAAAAGTTGCTCAAGCAGTCGTTGAATATTTTGCGACAGAGCAGCATCGGCAAGAAGTTTTTCGTCTTTTAGAGCTGGGTGTTAAGCCACGTACGAGACAGGTGCAGATTTTTACCGATCATGTGTTTCAAGGCAGGATATTTGTCTTAACAGGAAGTTTGGAGCATTATACCCGGCAGGGAGCCTCTAGTTTGATTAAAGAACGGGGAGGGAAGGTGTCTGACTCGGTTAGCAAAAAGACTGACTATGTACTGGTTGGTGCAGATCCGGGCTCAAAGCTCGATAAGGCCCGTTCACTTGGAATTACTGTTTTGAGCGAAGAAGACTTTACAGCGCTTTTAGCTTAA
- a CDS encoding MlaD family protein: protein MAASVKNILIGIFVLLALAIIVFMILFLHPSVGDNAKTLRVRFTNIDKVNVGTRVTYAGRPVGEVVSISELPDARTDRIAHNGDIYVYELILKVDSSVNVYNTDEISIRTSGLLGEKNVEIDPQPLHPGERLFSVEDQILYATPAGSVEDTLKQMGQLSAKFQVVLDDFHDVMMEIKKEKIVENLAQTMKNAVNITDSLNQPDKLNRTLNNLVDLSERAHRSWDVIDETLHNVRHLSYRAENSWASVDNTLQEFNNASKELSLASSRLHQITEQTDQLVANIAQGQGTIGRLFVGDDLYLRFKSILNKGETIFSDVKQYGILFQNDKRWQRIQARRMRLLEKLSDPAQFANYFNREVDEISTSLSSVSMVLNEAECYPYSLLNTPEFSCRFADLLRRVTEMEDSLKMYNEQVVAQE from the coding sequence ATGGCTGCATCGGTTAAGAACATCCTTATCGGAATTTTTGTTCTCCTCGCTTTAGCAATTATTGTCTTTATGATCTTATTTCTCCATCCCTCGGTTGGAGATAATGCCAAGACTTTGCGTGTGCGCTTTACCAATATCGATAAAGTTAATGTAGGGACGCGTGTCACCTATGCCGGACGCCCTGTCGGAGAAGTCGTTTCGATTTCCGAATTACCGGATGCTAGAACAGACCGCATCGCACATAATGGCGACATCTATGTCTATGAGCTCATTCTTAAAGTAGACTCCAGCGTCAATGTCTACAATACGGATGAAATCTCTATCCGCACCTCTGGCTTGCTTGGCGAAAAAAATGTAGAAATTGATCCGCAACCGCTCCATCCAGGAGAGCGCCTTTTTTCAGTTGAAGATCAGATCCTTTATGCAACGCCAGCCGGCTCTGTGGAAGATACTTTGAAGCAAATGGGCCAACTCTCTGCTAAATTTCAAGTTGTATTGGATGATTTCCATGATGTTATGATGGAAATCAAAAAAGAGAAGATTGTTGAAAATCTGGCTCAAACTATGAAAAATGCGGTGAACATTACAGATTCCCTCAACCAGCCTGATAAATTGAATCGAACCTTGAATAACCTAGTCGATCTGTCAGAACGCGCCCACCGATCTTGGGATGTGATCGATGAAACGCTGCACAACGTGCGCCACCTAAGCTACCGGGCTGAAAACTCTTGGGCATCTGTAGACAATACTCTTCAAGAATTTAATAACGCATCCAAAGAACTTAGCCTTGCCTCCAGCCGCCTGCATCAAATCACTGAGCAGACGGATCAACTCGTTGCTAATATAGCTCAAGGTCAAGGAACAATTGGCCGCCTGTTTGTGGGTGATGACCTTTACTTGCGCTTCAAGTCTATTTTAAATAAAGGTGAAACAATTTTTAGCGATGTCAAGCAATATGGGATTTTATTTCAAAATGATAAACGCTGGCAACGAATTCAGGCCCGTCGCATGCGCTTATTGGAAAAATTATCTGATCCAGCTCAATTTGCAAATTATTTCAATCGAGAAGTTGATGAAATCTCAACTTCCCTTTCTAGCGTTTCTATGGTATTAAATGAGGCAGAGTGCTATCCGTACTCGCTATTAAATACCCCCGAGTTTAGCTGCCGTTTCGCCGACTTGCTCAGACGAGTGACAGAAATGGAAGACTCCTTAAAAATGTACAATGAACAAGTGGTCGCTCAAGAGTGA
- a CDS encoding FMN-dependent NADH-azoreductase has protein sequence MSRLLYIESSPRKKRAASIDVAHTFLNEYRETHPTDEVITLDLWNHDIPPFDGDIIDAKYAIMHNQAHTEAQRKAWRAVEHTIAEFKNADKYVFSLPMWNFGIPYKLKHYIDVIVQPGYTFNYSPADGYKGLVTNKPALLICARGGAYGSGTGGESLDLQIPYMETILKFIGFTDIRSLIIEPMLSGPEVKDKAVQKAKENAVKWANSF, from the coding sequence ATGAGTCGCCTTCTTTATATTGAATCTTCTCCAAGAAAAAAACGAGCAGCCTCGATCGACGTTGCCCACACATTCTTAAATGAGTATCGGGAAACTCATCCAACAGATGAAGTCATTACTTTAGATCTTTGGAATCATGACATCCCCCCTTTTGATGGAGACATCATCGATGCTAAATACGCCATCATGCATAACCAAGCCCATACAGAAGCTCAGCGCAAAGCTTGGCGTGCAGTAGAGCACACCATTGCAGAATTCAAAAATGCCGATAAATACGTATTCTCTTTACCCATGTGGAATTTTGGCATCCCCTATAAACTCAAACATTACATAGATGTCATCGTTCAACCAGGATACACCTTTAACTACTCGCCAGCAGATGGATATAAAGGACTCGTCACAAATAAGCCTGCGTTATTAATTTGTGCACGAGGCGGAGCTTATGGCTCAGGAACTGGTGGTGAAAGCCTCGACCTGCAAATTCCCTATATGGAAACGATTTTGAAATTTATCGGGTTTACCGATATTAGAAGCCTGATCATTGAACCCATGCTGAGTGGGCCTGAAGTCAAAGATAAAGCCGTCCAAAAAGCAAAAGAAAATGCAGTTAAATGGGCCAATTCCTTTTAA
- a CDS encoding MlaE family ABC transporter permease has product MPRNLRLMESPILSILSSFGDYVLLIAGVIFVTLRRPPAWILVRDQLFDIGVMSLPVVAITGFSTGMVLAAQSFFQLSDKGLASATGLMVAKAMLVELGPVLTAFMVTGRVGAAMCAELGTMRVTEQIDAMRSMSVNPLRYLVAPRFVAGMLMMPLLTVFSAVMGIFGGYIIAVYFYKMSPSAFIDPLPIHITTFDFVSGMVKAFVFGILIVTISCYKGMTTRGGAAGVGRSTTNSVVICYSAILIINFLLTLGLNSSYTYITEFMAEWF; this is encoded by the coding sequence ATGCCAAGAAATTTACGTTTAATGGAGTCTCCTATTCTTAGCATTCTTTCCTCTTTTGGAGATTACGTTCTGCTCATTGCAGGAGTCATTTTTGTCACGCTGCGCCGCCCACCGGCTTGGATCCTTGTGCGCGATCAGCTATTCGATATCGGAGTCATGTCACTACCCGTTGTTGCCATTACAGGATTTTCAACCGGCATGGTGCTTGCTGCCCAATCATTTTTTCAGCTCTCAGACAAAGGATTAGCTAGCGCAACTGGATTGATGGTAGCCAAAGCCATGTTGGTAGAATTAGGGCCTGTTTTGACAGCCTTTATGGTCACTGGAAGAGTGGGAGCTGCCATGTGCGCGGAACTTGGAACCATGCGCGTTACAGAGCAAATCGATGCCATGCGTTCGATGTCTGTTAATCCCCTTAGATATTTAGTTGCTCCCCGCTTTGTTGCCGGAATGCTTATGATGCCTCTTTTAACGGTATTTAGTGCTGTCATGGGGATTTTTGGTGGCTACATCATCGCCGTCTATTTTTATAAAATGTCTCCGAGCGCTTTCATCGATCCCCTGCCCATTCACATTACGACATTCGATTTTGTAAGCGGGATGGTTAAAGCCTTTGTTTTTGGAATTCTGATTGTTACCATATCCTGTTATAAAGGAATGACGACTCGGGGCGGGGCGGCCGGCGTTGGACGCTCGACAACTAACAGCGTTGTCATTTGCTATTCTGCGATTTTAATTATTAATTTCCTCTTAACACTAGGACTCAATTCTTCTTATACGTATATTACAGAATTTATGGCCGAATGGTTCTAG
- a CDS encoding YqgE/AlgH family protein has product MENMPYSQIQKGTFLIATPDIDSGFFFRGVILICEHNANGSFGLLINKSLDLELPEEIVNISQLVNPNISIRAGGPVQTNQMMLLHTSDQIEHQTLKICDGVFLGGDLQFLQEAITDQNGPHIHLCFGYAGWGAGQLEREFLDGHWFLHPADSKHIFYTPAEKLWQSLLREMGGKYATLSMIPEDLSLN; this is encoded by the coding sequence ATGGAAAATATGCCCTATTCTCAAATTCAAAAAGGAACTTTTCTGATTGCCACCCCAGATATTGACTCCGGCTTTTTCTTTCGCGGCGTCATACTCATTTGCGAGCACAATGCAAATGGCTCATTCGGGTTATTAATCAATAAGAGCCTGGATTTAGAACTTCCGGAAGAAATTGTCAATATCAGTCAGTTGGTTAATCCAAATATCAGTATTCGCGCTGGAGGCCCCGTTCAAACCAATCAGATGATGCTCCTGCATACCTCCGATCAAATCGAGCATCAAACATTGAAAATTTGCGATGGTGTCTTTTTAGGAGGCGATCTACAGTTTTTACAAGAAGCCATCACAGACCAAAATGGCCCGCATATTCATTTATGCTTTGGCTATGCGGGATGGGGTGCAGGTCAACTCGAACGTGAATTTTTAGATGGACACTGGTTCTTGCATCCGGCCGACTCAAAGCACATTTTCTACACACCGGCCGAGAAGCTATGGCAATCCCTTCTACGGGAAATGGGTGGTAAATACGCAACATTATCCATGATCCCCGAAGATTTATCCCTCAATTAA
- the rpsI gene encoding 30S ribosomal protein S9, which translates to MLEETVATGRRKTAVASIRLRSGNGQVDINGRSLEEYFPLEIQRRTVFAPLEKLGGNNRYDMIIRVKGGGVEAQAVAIRLGLARALVENDENLRHDFKSHGYLTRDSRKKERKKYGRAGARKRFQFSKR; encoded by the coding sequence ATGTTAGAAGAAACAGTAGCAACTGGACGACGAAAAACAGCTGTTGCGTCCATCAGACTTAGAAGTGGGAACGGCCAAGTTGATATTAACGGAAGATCACTTGAAGAGTACTTTCCCCTTGAAATCCAACGCAGAACCGTATTCGCTCCTCTTGAAAAGTTGGGCGGCAATAATCGTTACGACATGATCATCCGCGTTAAAGGTGGTGGTGTTGAAGCTCAAGCGGTTGCTATCCGTTTAGGATTGGCAAGAGCGCTTGTTGAAAACGATGAAAACCTCCGTCATGATTTTAAGAGCCATGGCTATTTAACTCGCGATTCTCGTAAGAAAGAACGTAAGAAATACGGCCGTGCTGGTGCCCGTAAGCGCTTCCAGTTCTCTAAGCGTTAA
- a CDS encoding superoxide dismutase family protein: MLKKHLPTSFCHALKFSRFFVGALLITAVTSCACTDSRKPHARNGNNKNNEIADAGVIQARQVKKAEAVVHGIKSDVKGIVTFTKVPGGVKIVADIDGLTPGKHGFHVHEHGDCGGEDGMAAGAHFNPTNHKHGGPDSPERHVGDFGNLEADAKGHAHYERVDNLIELEGDNSIIGRSIMIHADEDDLVSQPSGNSGARIGCGVIESKP; the protein is encoded by the coding sequence ATGTTAAAAAAACACTTACCAACATCATTTTGCCACGCGTTAAAATTCTCACGTTTTTTTGTGGGAGCCTTGCTCATCACCGCGGTCACAAGCTGTGCCTGTACCGATTCTCGCAAGCCCCACGCCCGCAATGGAAACAATAAGAATAATGAAATAGCTGATGCAGGCGTCATTCAAGCTCGGCAAGTTAAAAAAGCTGAAGCAGTCGTTCATGGAATAAAGAGTGATGTAAAAGGAATTGTGACGTTTACGAAAGTGCCTGGCGGAGTAAAGATCGTTGCCGATATTGATGGGCTAACTCCTGGGAAGCACGGTTTTCACGTTCATGAGCATGGTGACTGCGGCGGTGAAGATGGAATGGCTGCTGGTGCGCACTTTAATCCGACCAATCACAAGCATGGTGGTCCTGATAGCCCAGAAAGGCATGTTGGTGATTTTGGAAACCTAGAAGCCGATGCAAAAGGGCATGCGCATTATGAGAGAGTAGATAATCTCATTGAACTAGAAGGGGATAACTCAATCATTGGCCGGTCGATTATGATTCATGCCGATGAGGATGACCTAGTCTCTCAGCCATCTGGAAATTCAGGTGCTCGAATTGGATGTGGGGTCATTGAGAGTAAGCCTTGA
- a CDS encoding ABC transporter ATP-binding protein encodes MIHAHNVWKSYGKLQVLKGLNLDILDGETLVILGRSGVGKSVLLKQIIGLEAPDEGYVEVEGERITDLNKRVYRAKIKPMGMLFQGAALFDSMDVGDNTAFYLRQHPHAAFSESEIIDRVDAALKMVGLEGTQRKMPSELSGGMRKRAALARLIVYRPQIILYDEPTTGLDPITSMQINELINKTKHELNATSIVVTHDIRSALEVGDRLAFHNDGKIAQIAPKEDFFKIDDPTLHEFFNNAIIDKSSLEKHQLSGGS; translated from the coding sequence ATGATCCACGCACACAATGTCTGGAAAAGTTATGGTAAGTTGCAAGTTCTCAAAGGACTCAACTTAGATATTTTAGATGGGGAAACGCTTGTCATTCTGGGAAGATCTGGCGTTGGAAAAAGCGTATTACTCAAGCAAATCATTGGTCTGGAAGCACCCGATGAGGGCTACGTCGAAGTGGAAGGCGAGCGCATTACGGATTTGAATAAACGGGTTTACCGCGCCAAAATCAAGCCCATGGGAATGCTTTTTCAAGGAGCTGCCTTATTCGACTCAATGGATGTGGGTGATAATACAGCTTTTTATTTGCGCCAGCATCCCCACGCGGCATTCTCTGAATCGGAGATTATCGATCGGGTCGATGCTGCTTTAAAAATGGTTGGGCTGGAAGGAACTCAAAGAAAAATGCCATCCGAGCTTTCAGGCGGGATGCGCAAACGCGCTGCCTTAGCCCGTTTAATCGTCTACCGCCCGCAAATTATCCTATACGATGAACCAACAACAGGATTAGACCCCATTACGTCAATGCAAATCAACGAACTCATCAACAAAACCAAGCATGAGCTTAATGCAACCAGCATTGTTGTCACTCACGATATACGATCTGCCCTAGAAGTGGGAGACCGCTTAGCCTTTCACAACGATGGCAAAATTGCTCAAATTGCCCCAAAAGAAGATTTTTTTAAAATTGACGACCCTACTCTACATGAATTTTTCAATAATGCTATTATCGATAAAAGCAGTCTTGAAAAACATCAACTTTCTGGAGGTTCTTAG